In the Setaria italica strain Yugu1 chromosome VI, Setaria_italica_v2.0, whole genome shotgun sequence genome, one interval contains:
- the LOC101764227 gene encoding aromatic-L-amino-acid decarboxylase, which yields MGSLDTNPAAFSVFGDDAAGFQPLNAEDVRSYLHKAVDFISDYYKSLESLPVLPDVKPGYLQNELQAAPPTSSAPFDVAMKELRASVVPGMTHWASPNFFAFFPSTNSAAAIAGDLIASAMNTVGFTWQANPAATEMEVLALDWLAQLLRLPASFMNRTAAGRGTGGGVILGTTSEAMLVTLVAARDAALRRSGSEGVAGLPRLAVYAADQTHSTFFKACRLAGFDPANIRSIPTGPETDYALDPAKLLEVMEADVAAGLVPTYICATVGTTSSNAVDPVGAIADAAALFNAWVHVDAAYAGSACICPEFRHHLAGVERVDSISMSPHKWLLTCLDCTCLWVRDTHRLTDSLETNPEYLKNDASDSGAVTDLKDMQVGVGRRFRGLKLWMVMRTYGAAKLQEHIRSDVAMAKMFEENVRSDDRFEVVVPRNFALVCFRIKPHGGMTEEDADEANHELMERLNRTGKAYLAHTVVGGKFVLRFAVGSSLQEERHVRSAWELIKKTTAEIMQD from the coding sequence ATGGGCAGCTTGGACACCAACCCGGCAGCCTTCTCCGTCTTCGGCGACGATGCCGCCGGCTTCCAGCCGCTGAACGCCGAGGACGTCCGCTCCTACCTCCACAAGGCCGTCGACTTCATCTCCGACTACTACAAGTCCCTCGAGTCCCTGCCCGTGCTCCCCGACGTCAAGCCGGGGTACCTGCAGAACGAGCTGCAGGCGGCGCCGCCCACCAGCTCCGCCCCCTTCGACGTCGCCATGAAGGAGCTCAGGGCCTCCGTCGTCCCCGGCATGACCCACTGGGCCAGCCCCAACTTCTTCGCCTTCTTTCCATCGAccaacagcgccgccgccatcgccggcgaccTCATCGCCTCCGCGATGAACACCGTGGGGTTCACGTGGCAGGCCAACCCCGCCGCTACCGAGATGGAGGTCCTCGCGCTCGACTGGCTCGCCCAGCTCCTCCGCCTGCCGGCCAGCTTCATGaaccgcaccgccgccggccgcggcaccggcggcggcgtcatcctCGGCACCACCAGCGAGGCCATGCTCGTCACGCTCGTCGCCGCGCGCGACGCCGCGCTGCGCCGGAGCGGGTCGGAGGGCGTCGCCGGCCTGCCACGCCTCGCCGTCTACGCCGCCGACCAGACCCACTCCACCTTCTTCAAGGCGTGCCGCCTCGCTGGCTTCGACCCGGCCAACATCCGCTCCATCCCCACCGGCCCGGAGACGGACTACGCCCTCGACCCGGCGAAGCTCCTCGAGGTCATGGAggccgacgtcgccgccggcctcgtgcCGACCTACATCTGCGCCACCGtcggcaccacctcctccaacGCCGTCGACCCCGTCGGAGccatcgccgacgccgccgcgctgtTCAACGCGTGGGTGCACGTCGACGCCGCCTACGCCGGCAGCGCGTGCATCTGCCCGGAGTTCCGGCaccacctcgccggcgtcgagcgCGTCGACTCCATCAGCATGAGCCCGCACAAGTGGCTGCTGACGTGCCTCGACTGCACCTGCCTGTGGGTCCGCGACACGCACCGGCTCACCGACTCGCTTGAGACCAACCCGGAGTACCTCAAGAACGACGCCAGCGACTCCGGCGCCGTCACCGACCTCAAGGACATGCAGGTCGGCGTCGGCCGCCGATTCCGGGGGCTCAAGCTCTGGATGGTCATGCGCACATACGGCGCCGCCAAGCTCCAGGAGCACATCCGCAGCGACGTTGCCATGGCCAAGATGTTCGAGGAAAATGTCAGGTCCGATGACAGGTTCGAGGTCGTCGTGCCGAGGAACTTCGCCCTTGTCTGTTTCAGGATCAAGCCTCACGGCGGCATgacggaggaggacgccgacgaggccaACCATGAGCTCATGGAACGCCTGAACAGGACCGGGAAGGCGTACCTGGCGCACACGGTGGTCGGCGGCAAGTTCGTGCTGCGGTTCGCGGTGGGGTCGTCGCTGCAGGAAGAGAGGCACGTCCGGAGTGCGTGGGAGCTCATCAAGAAGACGACCGCTGAGATCATGCAGGATTAG